One region of Polynucleobacter paneuropaeus genomic DNA includes:
- the ygiD gene encoding 4,5-DOPA-extradiol-dioxygenase codes for MTARQPAIFVGHGSPMYALEPNRYTAAWANLGKSLKRPDAILMISAHWVTRGVWVTAMPKPKTIHDFGGFPQALFEIEYPAPGSPALADRIQELLSTPVVLEEHEWGIDHGAWSVLKYLFPKADVPIVQLSLNGAMSAQSHYDLAKQLQALRDENILIVSSGNVVHNLRTIHWQDDAQPYPWAQSFNQFFISHIQARQHQPLIDWEQFGEAAHLSIPTPEHYWPALYTLALQAEQEQVELLVDGIEMSSISMLSFYLQ; via the coding sequence ATGACTGCCCGCCAGCCTGCAATCTTTGTAGGCCATGGTAGTCCGATGTATGCCCTTGAGCCCAATCGCTATACAGCGGCTTGGGCTAATTTAGGCAAGTCACTTAAAAGACCCGATGCGATTCTGATGATCTCTGCGCATTGGGTTACACGAGGTGTCTGGGTCACGGCAATGCCAAAGCCTAAAACCATTCATGACTTTGGCGGTTTTCCGCAAGCCCTTTTTGAAATTGAATATCCCGCCCCTGGAAGTCCGGCACTAGCAGACCGTATCCAAGAATTATTAAGCACCCCAGTTGTTCTTGAAGAACATGAATGGGGGATTGACCACGGTGCTTGGTCGGTACTGAAATATCTTTTCCCTAAGGCGGATGTTCCCATAGTACAGCTTAGTCTAAATGGGGCAATGAGTGCACAGTCGCATTACGATTTGGCTAAGCAGTTGCAAGCTTTGCGTGATGAAAATATTCTGATTGTTTCGAGTGGCAATGTGGTTCATAACTTACGTACTATCCACTGGCAAGATGATGCGCAGCCTTATCCTTGGGCGCAATCGTTTAATCAATTCTTTATTTCACATATCCAAGCTCGGCAACACCAGCCCCTGATTGATTGGGAGCAATTTGGTGAAGCTGCGCATTTGTCGATTCCAACCCCCGAGCACTATTGGCCCGCGCTTTATACCTTGGCATTACAGGCTGAGCAAGAGCAGGTTGAGCTACTGGTCGATGGTATTGAAATGAGTTCGATTAGTATGCTCAGCTTTTATTTACAATAG
- the crcB gene encoding fluoride efflux transporter CrcB produces MWLSIFAIFVGAGFGALLRAGFNFWTINSPSIIPMGTLLSNMLGGYLIGLAVAFFGNNPGLSPEWRLLVVTGFLGGLTTFSSFSAEVVGFMQRGEFTWALGTAVIHLVGSLTLTFLGIMTFQALFSR; encoded by the coding sequence ATGTGGCTATCGATATTCGCAATCTTTGTTGGTGCAGGCTTCGGTGCTTTACTCAGGGCAGGCTTTAACTTTTGGACAATTAACTCCCCCTCTATCATCCCGATGGGTACTCTGCTGTCGAACATGCTCGGCGGCTACCTGATTGGTTTGGCAGTTGCTTTCTTTGGCAACAACCCTGGTCTTTCTCCCGAGTGGCGCCTTTTAGTGGTGACAGGTTTTCTGGGCGGCCTGACTACATTCTCGAGTTTCTCTGCTGAAGTAGTTGGCTTTATGCAGCGCGGCGAGTTCACCTGGGCACTGGGTACAGCAGTCATTCATCTAGTGGGTTCCCTAACGCTGACCTTCCTTGGCATCATGACGTTCCAGGCATTGTTTTCTAGGTAA
- a CDS encoding Bug family tripartite tricarboxylate transporter substrate binding protein — MSKLNLWKLGSLVLIIFGLHSAWADNYPSKPINFIVPYGAGGGADARSRQIAQKMSVILKQPIIVDNKPGAGGNIGTEYIARATPDGYTIGMGNFAPMAVNKTLFGNLRYDPEADLTPIVLVEKGPLVLVVNPNSPYKTVQDIVAAAKAKPGSLTFSSGGIGGSHQLSAELFQQNAGIEMIHVPYKSGSAGLTDLMAGNVTMMFDQMYSAMPSIKADKLRPIAITSKKRSPLLPDVPSFAEVGYPKVVVLNWQGLIAPKGTPKVIIDKLNAAANEALKDPQLRDLMLSQGNEIGGGSPADFAALIKSESAKWGAVVKLANIKPE; from the coding sequence ATGAGTAAATTGAATCTTTGGAAACTGGGCTCCTTGGTCCTGATCATTTTTGGCCTTCATTCTGCTTGGGCAGACAACTACCCTAGTAAACCGATTAATTTCATAGTGCCCTATGGCGCTGGCGGTGGTGCAGACGCACGAAGCCGTCAAATTGCGCAAAAGATGAGCGTCATTTTGAAGCAACCCATCATTGTCGATAACAAGCCTGGTGCTGGCGGCAACATTGGTACCGAGTACATAGCCAGAGCTACCCCCGATGGATACACGATCGGCATGGGGAACTTTGCTCCAATGGCTGTTAACAAAACCCTCTTTGGTAATTTGCGTTATGACCCTGAAGCTGACTTAACACCCATTGTCTTGGTTGAAAAAGGTCCGCTAGTATTGGTTGTTAATCCCAACTCGCCTTATAAAACGGTCCAAGATATTGTGGCAGCTGCCAAAGCAAAACCTGGCAGCCTTACTTTTTCTTCTGGTGGCATTGGTGGTAGCCATCAATTGTCTGCTGAATTGTTTCAGCAAAATGCCGGCATTGAAATGATTCATGTTCCATACAAAAGTGGATCTGCTGGCTTAACCGATCTCATGGCGGGTAATGTCACGATGATGTTCGATCAAATGTATTCAGCAATGCCAAGCATTAAGGCAGATAAACTTCGTCCAATTGCGATCACCAGTAAAAAACGCTCCCCCTTGCTCCCCGATGTGCCAAGCTTTGCAGAGGTGGGGTATCCCAAGGTTGTTGTTCTGAATTGGCAAGGTCTGATAGCGCCAAAGGGAACGCCTAAAGTAATTATTGATAAGCTCAATGCGGCGGCTAATGAAGCTTTGAAGGATCCTCAACTCAGGGATCTAATGCTCTCTCAGGGAAATGAAATCGGCGGGGGCAGCCCTGCAGATTTTGCTGCTTTGATTAAATCAGAGTCTGCTAAATGGGGCGCTGTAGTCAAGCTGGCAAACATCAAGCCAGAATGA
- a CDS encoding chromate transporter: MPTLITLFLKFSAFSLIAFGGVNALLPVLLELAVYQEHWLDLQTFSDYFAIAQAAPGPNFMTVTLIGWHISGILGAFMATFAIIWPAGILVFFLQRFILKMQDPMRKKTVHYAAATLAIGLVLSSAIEISLQINHGTMAFLLSGITIAIVLLTRWHPLYLIGLGALLGACGLI, encoded by the coding sequence ATGCCAACACTGATCACTCTTTTTCTGAAGTTTTCGGCTTTCTCCCTAATTGCCTTTGGGGGTGTGAACGCTCTACTTCCCGTATTACTAGAACTCGCTGTTTATCAAGAGCATTGGTTGGATTTACAAACCTTCTCGGATTACTTTGCAATTGCTCAGGCTGCGCCCGGTCCAAACTTTATGACAGTAACCTTAATTGGTTGGCATATTAGCGGAATTCTCGGTGCATTTATGGCCACTTTTGCTATTATTTGGCCCGCTGGGATTCTGGTATTTTTCTTGCAACGTTTTATCTTGAAGATGCAAGATCCTATGCGGAAGAAAACAGTGCATTATGCCGCTGCTACTTTAGCAATTGGTCTAGTACTCTCTTCTGCCATTGAAATATCATTACAAATTAACCATGGCACTATGGCCTTTTTATTGAGTGGAATCACTATTGCCATAGTTTTATTGACACGCTGGCATCCTTTATATTTAATTGGATTGGGCGCCCTCCTGGGTGCATGTGGCTTAATTTAG
- a CDS encoding chromate transporter — translation MKTLTPLQLFIGFSRIGLSGFGGVLPWARRTIVEQEKWLTSEEFSAMLGICQIVPGPNVTNLAVCVGSRFCGVRGAIASVLGLSLGPICIVILLALLYDHFSYLESVSGILRGISAVGVGLIASTGLKMLKDEFHYPPSLLVVVVVIIAASYFHLGLAWVVLIASPVALFLAWHKAKR, via the coding sequence TTGAAAACCCTTACTCCTCTACAACTATTTATCGGCTTTTCTAGGATTGGCCTGTCAGGATTTGGGGGTGTTCTGCCTTGGGCAAGACGCACGATTGTGGAACAAGAGAAATGGCTCACTTCAGAGGAATTTAGTGCCATGCTTGGCATCTGCCAAATTGTCCCAGGCCCAAATGTAACCAACTTAGCAGTGTGTGTTGGCTCTCGATTCTGTGGTGTAAGGGGTGCAATCGCTTCGGTTTTAGGCTTATCGCTTGGCCCAATTTGTATCGTGATACTTCTAGCCCTGCTTTACGATCATTTCAGCTATTTAGAATCTGTGAGCGGCATCTTAAGAGGCATTTCAGCAGTAGGCGTAGGCTTAATTGCCTCTACCGGTTTGAAGATGCTCAAAGATGAATTTCACTATCCACCGAGTCTGCTGGTTGTGGTCGTAGTGATCATTGCAGCCAGCTACTTTCATCTAGGATTAGCTTGGGTGGTACTCATTGCTTCACCAGTCGCACTGTTTTTAGCATGGCATAAAGCAAAAAGATAA
- a CDS encoding D-2-hydroxyacid dehydrogenase family protein: MTEITKPTIVVLGDYEQALRRFSSWDQLDQRANLTIHHEPLRDEALYEAVKDADAIAIVRDRSPFNEAMIARLPRLKFLMFTGERNGTLDAAALIKRNIPMACTHGGPSKETTAELTWAMILGASKRLIEQNHLIASGGWRDSLSLLPMLSGERLGIMGLGAIGSKVAKVGAAFGMEVVAWSPRMTPERAAAENAKSVSLEELLSTSKVVTMHLVAGPGTKGLISADQLALMRPDAILVNTSRAALINMTDLQKALAAGKPGQAAVDVFDLEPLPQNDPLRNTPNLLVTPHLGFIAEPIFETFSKGITQTLEAWLDQKPVPMPFKP; this comes from the coding sequence ATGACCGAAATTACCAAACCTACGATTGTTGTCCTCGGAGATTACGAGCAAGCACTGCGGCGCTTCTCATCCTGGGATCAACTCGACCAGCGCGCGAATCTCACCATCCATCACGAACCCTTGAGGGATGAGGCACTCTATGAAGCTGTTAAAGATGCAGATGCGATTGCGATTGTGCGCGACCGCTCTCCTTTTAATGAGGCGATGATTGCACGCTTACCGAGATTGAAGTTTCTGATGTTTACGGGTGAGCGCAACGGCACGCTCGATGCGGCAGCTTTAATCAAGAGAAATATCCCCATGGCATGCACCCATGGTGGCCCCTCAAAAGAGACGACTGCTGAACTGACTTGGGCCATGATTCTAGGTGCATCCAAACGCTTGATAGAACAAAATCATCTGATTGCTTCAGGTGGTTGGCGAGATTCCTTATCGCTACTCCCAATGCTTTCTGGAGAACGTCTCGGCATTATGGGCTTAGGTGCGATTGGCAGTAAAGTAGCAAAAGTAGGCGCAGCATTTGGGATGGAAGTGGTTGCTTGGAGTCCTCGCATGACTCCTGAAAGAGCTGCGGCAGAAAATGCAAAGTCCGTTAGTTTGGAAGAATTGCTCAGCACCTCTAAAGTGGTGACGATGCATTTAGTCGCAGGTCCTGGTACGAAAGGTCTTATTAGCGCAGATCAATTAGCACTGATGCGCCCCGATGCGATCTTGGTGAACACATCGCGTGCAGCACTCATTAACATGACTGATTTACAAAAGGCATTGGCTGCTGGTAAGCCAGGTCAAGCTGCGGTCGATGTCTTTGATCTAGAGCCACTTCCGCAAAACGACCCACTTCGCAATACGCCTAACTTGCTGGTTACCCCTCACCTGGGTTTTATTGCAGAACCGATTTTTGAGACCTTCTCCAAAGGCATCACGCAAACTTTGGAAGCATGGTTAGATCAGAAACCTGTACCCATGCCCTTCAAGCCATAA